A part of Melittangium boletus DSM 14713 genomic DNA contains:
- a CDS encoding chromosome segregation protein SMC: MARSSAEAQTLLQAQDLLVWSYWAEGARADMASTYAGREGLFSLDAIRKIERLRQLGTEPREIRALTALQSHFAGEYLSQQLAEVNDALANLEASLTFQVDGHEVRWHELERLLANERSAPKRKALYTAATPALERLTPLIRKREERTEALVRELGYASYEAFGGELRQADLGRLGLLAEEVLQATEAPYKVVMERLSQRELGLPYSGLTRADLPRLFRGRDVEGMFLKGEGLVRAHGTLAGMDIDLGEMKNVTIDARSDVKRKNPRPLTLGIRVPEDVRLSVKPMGGALEQVRLLHEFGHALHYAFTKEPRFELAKLGNPTVTETYAALFEDLMDDPVWLEEHAGLKDKERSEYLAAASAHKLFLIRRAAGRLLYELALHRQRGTDARALYKAMIERVDELPATDDDVARYLVDQEDFFQSADNFRAWFLGGQLQGQLKARFGPAWWHNSEAGAFLKGLWAQGNAISARELAQALGDDGIVPDVLLLRLGTTLDVPIKLGGHDEPPPANPTPATPPEPSTP, from the coding sequence GTGGCCCGCAGCTCCGCCGAGGCCCAGACCCTGCTCCAGGCACAGGATCTCCTGGTGTGGAGCTACTGGGCGGAAGGAGCGCGGGCGGACATGGCCTCCACGTATGCCGGGCGGGAAGGACTCTTCAGCCTCGACGCCATCCGGAAGATCGAGCGGCTGCGCCAGCTCGGCACGGAGCCCCGGGAGATACGAGCCCTCACCGCGCTCCAGTCCCACTTCGCGGGCGAGTACCTGTCCCAGCAACTGGCCGAGGTGAACGACGCCCTGGCCAACCTGGAGGCCTCGCTGACCTTCCAGGTGGACGGGCATGAGGTGCGCTGGCACGAGCTGGAGCGGCTGCTGGCCAATGAGCGCAGCGCGCCCAAGCGCAAGGCGCTCTACACGGCGGCGACCCCCGCGCTGGAGCGGCTCACGCCCCTCATCCGCAAGCGGGAGGAGCGCACCGAGGCGCTGGTGCGCGAGCTGGGCTACGCCTCCTACGAGGCCTTTGGCGGCGAGCTGCGGCAGGCGGACCTGGGCCGGTTGGGGCTGCTCGCCGAGGAAGTGCTCCAGGCCACGGAGGCGCCCTACAAGGTGGTGATGGAGCGGCTGTCGCAGCGGGAGCTGGGACTGCCCTACTCGGGCCTGACGCGGGCGGATCTGCCGCGGCTGTTCCGCGGGCGGGACGTGGAGGGCATGTTCCTCAAGGGAGAGGGGCTGGTGCGCGCGCACGGCACGCTGGCGGGGATGGACATCGACCTGGGCGAAATGAAGAACGTGACCATCGATGCCCGGAGCGACGTGAAGCGCAAGAACCCGCGCCCGTTGACGCTGGGCATCCGGGTGCCCGAGGACGTGCGGCTGTCGGTCAAGCCCATGGGAGGAGCACTGGAGCAGGTGCGGCTGCTGCACGAGTTCGGCCATGCGCTGCACTACGCGTTCACGAAGGAGCCGCGCTTCGAGCTGGCCAAGCTGGGCAACCCCACCGTCACCGAGACCTACGCGGCCCTCTTCGAGGATCTGATGGATGATCCGGTGTGGCTGGAGGAGCACGCGGGGCTCAAGGACAAGGAGCGCAGCGAGTACCTGGCGGCGGCGAGCGCGCACAAGCTGTTCCTCATCCGCCGCGCGGCGGGACGGCTGCTGTACGAACTCGCGCTGCACCGGCAGCGCGGCACGGACGCGCGAGCGCTGTACAAGGCGATGATCGAGCGCGTGGACGAGCTGCCCGCGACGGACGATGACGTGGCGCGCTACCTGGTGGACCAGGAGGACTTCTTCCAGTCCGCGGACAACTTCCGGGCGTGGTTCCTCGGGGGCCAGTTGCAGGGGCAGTTGAAGGCGCGCTTCGGCCCGGCGTGGTGGCACAACTCGGAGGCGGGAGCGTTCCTCAAGGGGCTGTGGGCCCAGGGCAACGCGATCTCCGCGCGGGAGCTGGCCCAGGCGCTGGGGGACGATGGCATCGTACCGGACGTGCTGCTGTTGCGGCTGGGCACCACGCTGGACGTGCCCATCAAGCTGGGAGGCCACGACGAGCCGCCGCCCGCCAACCCCACCCCAGCGACCCCACCGGAGCCCAGCACCCCATGA
- a CDS encoding SPFH domain-containing protein, whose protein sequence is MGFFGTIKDESQRNFIARADEAKGEIVYKYPEKNIRMLTQLTVDADEVALFVKDGKVEGKLGPGRHQLDSKNIPFLGRLIEGFTGGNLFITEVFFVTTREITGVKFGGPIGDVRDPETGLGIGTMVYGDFSIRVTEPEKLVVGLVGMGRTTNADFVGWFKNQVLKVTRDRIAELLVKKRWPLLDVTSGAYTEEIETEVISGLKPHVDNYGLTVVRMGNFHISIKEEDEATLKKLSKDVAYSRLAGGFQQYAQGQAMLGASEGMAKGGGGSDGALQGMGMGMGFGMAQAFANNQQHHGGGQPGQFQQPPPQQAAAPADTRSPAQRLKEIKELKDAGVLSDEEYNAKRAELMKLL, encoded by the coding sequence ATGGGATTCTTCGGTACGATCAAGGACGAGTCGCAGCGCAACTTCATCGCGCGGGCCGACGAGGCGAAGGGCGAGATTGTCTACAAGTATCCGGAAAAGAACATCCGGATGCTCACCCAGCTCACCGTCGATGCCGACGAGGTCGCCCTCTTCGTGAAGGACGGGAAGGTGGAGGGCAAGCTGGGGCCGGGTCGGCACCAGCTGGACAGCAAGAACATCCCCTTCCTGGGCCGGCTGATCGAGGGCTTCACCGGCGGCAACCTCTTCATCACCGAGGTCTTCTTCGTCACCACGCGCGAGATCACGGGCGTGAAGTTCGGCGGACCCATCGGTGACGTGCGCGACCCGGAGACGGGCCTGGGCATCGGGACGATGGTCTACGGTGACTTTTCCATCCGCGTGACGGAGCCGGAGAAGCTGGTGGTGGGCCTGGTGGGCATGGGCCGCACGACCAACGCGGACTTCGTGGGCTGGTTCAAGAACCAGGTGCTCAAGGTGACGCGGGATCGCATCGCCGAGCTGCTGGTGAAGAAGCGCTGGCCGCTGCTGGATGTCACGAGCGGTGCGTACACGGAGGAGATCGAGACGGAGGTCATCTCCGGGCTCAAGCCCCACGTGGACAACTACGGCCTGACCGTGGTGCGGATGGGCAACTTCCACATCAGCATCAAGGAGGAGGACGAGGCCACGCTCAAGAAGCTGTCGAAGGACGTGGCGTACTCGCGTCTGGCGGGCGGCTTCCAGCAGTACGCGCAGGGCCAGGCGATGCTGGGCGCGTCCGAGGGCATGGCCAAGGGCGGTGGCGGCTCGGATGGCGCGCTGCAGGGCATGGGGATGGGCATGGGCTTCGGCATGGCCCAGGCGTTCGCCAACAACCAGCAGCACCACGGCGGTGGGCAGCCCGGGCAGTTCCAGCAGCCTCCTCCGCAGCAGGCGGCGGCCCCGGCCGACACGCGCAGCCCGGCGCAGCGCCTCAAGGAGATCAAGGAACTCAAGGACGCGGGCGTGCTCTCCGACGAGGAGTACAACGCCAAGCGCGCCGAGCTGATGAAGCTGCTGTAG
- a CDS encoding ABC transporter permease subunit, whose product MSFHPRRALAVFWKDFLDLRKNPSLLLAMAALPLVLVVVPVIVVWTYVRDPTDTNLRVIALFYDPSLPRDFNAGRFLVERTLMDWFGMFLLMPVFVPILISSQSVAGERERRTLEPLLASPVTAMELVAGKSLASLVPAVLISWVAFVLLCVGVDVVGWPLGQGLLMPNALWLFGVLVLAPLFAFFGNGVAVLISARVAEARTAQQLAALVVLPIVGLVAGQIAGFLKAGPAYYASQGVVVLLLDLGLLWASVRLLDRERLLSRWG is encoded by the coding sequence ATGTCGTTCCATCCCCGGCGCGCGCTGGCCGTCTTCTGGAAGGACTTCCTGGACCTGCGCAAGAACCCCTCGCTGCTGCTCGCCATGGCGGCGCTGCCCCTGGTGTTGGTGGTCGTCCCGGTCATCGTCGTCTGGACGTACGTGCGCGACCCGACCGACACCAACCTGCGTGTCATCGCGCTCTTTTACGACCCGTCGCTGCCCCGGGACTTCAACGCGGGGCGCTTCCTGGTGGAGCGCACGTTGATGGACTGGTTCGGCATGTTCCTGTTGATGCCGGTGTTCGTGCCCATCCTCATCTCCTCGCAGAGCGTGGCGGGAGAGCGCGAGCGGCGCACCCTGGAGCCCCTGCTGGCCTCTCCGGTGACGGCGATGGAGCTGGTGGCCGGCAAGAGCCTGGCGTCACTGGTGCCCGCGGTGCTCATCTCCTGGGTGGCCTTCGTGCTCTTGTGCGTCGGCGTGGACGTGGTGGGCTGGCCGCTGGGCCAGGGGCTGCTGATGCCCAACGCGCTGTGGCTCTTCGGGGTGCTCGTGCTGGCCCCGCTCTTCGCTTTCTTCGGCAATGGGGTAGCGGTGCTTATTTCCGCGCGGGTGGCCGAGGCCCGGACCGCCCAACAGCTCGCCGCCCTGGTGGTGCTGCCGATCGTGGGGCTGGTGGCGGGGCAGATCGCGGGATTTCTCAAGGCCGGGCCGGCCTATTACGCGTCGCAGGGCGTCGTGGTGCTGCTGCTGGACCTGGGGCTGCTGTGGGCGAGTGTCCGCCTGCTGGACCGGGAGCGGCTCTTGAGCCGTTGGGGTTGA
- a CDS encoding ABC transporter ATP-binding protein gives MSGISVRGLAKRFGARTAVQGLTFDVHPGEVFGLLGPNGAGKTTTVRMLTGLLQPSEGEAHVWGHSVRTDGESLRRTVGLLTEQPGLYERLSARDNLRFFMKLHELDEREAWPRAQAWLERFGLGGREDEPCGSFSKGMRQKLAIVRTLVHEPQVLFLDEPTSGLDPESARTVRDAVAELAAEGRTLVLCSHNLTEVERLCTRVAVVKGRLLALAPLQELRRTGSSLEVQVEGDAARFVEALAVLPFAPPALAEGGRLRVMLTDETQAPDVVACLVGAGARVRSAIPALRPLEEVYLELIREGRE, from the coding sequence TTGAGCGGCATCTCCGTGCGGGGGCTCGCCAAGCGCTTTGGCGCGCGCACCGCGGTACAGGGTCTGACCTTCGACGTTCATCCTGGCGAGGTGTTCGGCCTGCTCGGGCCCAACGGTGCCGGGAAGACGACCACGGTGCGCATGCTCACGGGGCTGCTCCAGCCCTCCGAGGGCGAGGCGCATGTCTGGGGCCACTCGGTGCGCACGGACGGCGAGTCCCTGCGCCGCACCGTGGGCCTGCTCACCGAACAGCCGGGGCTCTACGAGCGGCTGAGTGCCCGGGACAACCTGCGCTTCTTCATGAAGCTGCACGAGCTGGATGAGCGCGAGGCCTGGCCCCGGGCCCAGGCCTGGCTGGAGCGGTTCGGTCTCGGTGGCCGCGAGGACGAGCCCTGCGGGAGCTTTTCCAAGGGCATGCGGCAGAAGCTGGCCATCGTGCGCACGCTGGTGCACGAGCCCCAGGTGCTCTTCCTGGACGAGCCCACGAGCGGGTTGGATCCCGAGTCCGCGCGCACGGTGCGCGACGCGGTGGCGGAGCTGGCGGCGGAGGGGCGCACCCTCGTGCTGTGCTCGCACAACCTGACCGAGGTGGAGCGGCTGTGCACGCGCGTGGCGGTGGTGAAGGGGCGGCTGCTGGCGCTGGCCCCGCTCCAGGAGTTGCGGCGCACGGGCAGCTCGCTGGAGGTTCAGGTGGAGGGAGACGCGGCGCGTTTCGTGGAGGCGCTGGCGGTGCTGCCGTTCGCTCCTCCCGCGCTCGCCGAGGGCGGGCGCCTGCGGGTGATGCTGACGGACGAGACCCAGGCGCCCGACGTGGTGGCCTGTCTGGTGGGCGCGGGAGCCCGCGTGCGCAGCGCCATTCCGGCCCTGCGCCCGCTCGAGGAGGTCTACCTGGAACTCATCCGGGAAGGGCGGGAGTAG
- a CDS encoding ArnT family glycosyltransferase — MESNGVRQVPRTFTEAVLGKGIDQEPWAKRWMALDPTLRVALATAAFAALLFVPYLGAVGLWDPWETHYGEVGREMIQRRDYVFPFWENAWFFSKPPLTMWMQALGMQVVGATRTEGALGLYTEWGMRLPFALLSIAAVSLLSLAVARVVSLRAGLATGFVLATMPLYFLLTRQTVTDTPFVTTLVCAMACALIGQLDDTTRHRAAWWYAFYVFLGLSTLAKGLLGVGLPAIILLLYALFAVVPYDAASINAHLRWLLEPGVRAEVREGKRPMPGVWAQLYKMKLGTGILVFAAVAVPWYLVLCLFDGVDDEGKLFWYRFFIHDHLNRLSAGVHTTTPGGTFVYFIEQGGFAIFPWVALIPGAFALVTRLRPRSPDKADHLALIAALWVAFSFTLLASSATKFHHYVFPVLPGLAILIALFVDRLWEEGLEAHTMSLVFGFVLFLLVGHDLAGNPKDFTDLFVYNYDRPYPADLVTKPIAMFSSRPLWMGDLLAVLLLVVGAYLALGVFPAKAGSSHASRAMALLCLALGVAFVVPLVAPGTLPATPGVGVAVGLVGVWMAWQAWRADAESRTGLWTLASLLLVLGVGCLIRGLRGSLASDSLLKSLSEPVNVKMLLGFTFTVAGGVAAVAALSRMRVMLYGVFWALAAGFALWFNWGHWVDLSHHWTQRDLFWRYYAQRKPDEPIAAYLMNWRGETFYSRNTVKQIRETPKLKPFVEQPGREWALVEHNRLGLLRQNAGTDKTVTVIDRDINNKFVLVTID; from the coding sequence GTGGAGAGCAACGGAGTGCGGCAGGTGCCGCGGACCTTCACCGAGGCCGTTCTCGGCAAGGGCATTGATCAGGAGCCCTGGGCGAAGCGGTGGATGGCGCTGGATCCGACCCTGCGCGTGGCCCTGGCGACGGCCGCCTTCGCGGCGCTGCTCTTCGTGCCCTACCTGGGCGCGGTGGGCCTGTGGGATCCCTGGGAGACGCACTACGGGGAAGTGGGCCGGGAGATGATCCAACGCCGGGACTACGTGTTCCCCTTCTGGGAGAACGCCTGGTTCTTCTCCAAGCCGCCGCTCACCATGTGGATGCAGGCGTTGGGCATGCAGGTGGTGGGGGCGACGCGCACCGAGGGCGCGCTGGGGCTCTACACGGAGTGGGGCATGCGGCTGCCCTTCGCGCTGCTGAGCATCGCCGCGGTGTCGCTGCTGTCGCTGGCGGTGGCCCGGGTGGTGAGCCTGCGCGCGGGCCTGGCCACCGGCTTCGTGCTGGCCACCATGCCGCTCTACTTCCTGCTCACCCGCCAGACGGTGACGGACACGCCCTTCGTCACCACGCTGGTGTGCGCCATGGCGTGCGCGCTCATCGGCCAGTTGGACGACACGACCCGCCACCGCGCCGCGTGGTGGTACGCCTTCTATGTCTTCCTGGGCCTGTCCACGCTGGCCAAGGGGCTGCTGGGCGTGGGTCTGCCGGCCATCATCCTCCTGCTCTACGCCCTCTTCGCCGTCGTCCCCTATGACGCCGCGAGCATCAACGCGCACCTGCGCTGGCTGCTGGAGCCCGGTGTGCGCGCCGAGGTGCGCGAGGGCAAGCGGCCCATGCCCGGGGTGTGGGCGCAGCTGTACAAGATGAAGCTGGGCACGGGCATCCTCGTGTTCGCGGCGGTGGCGGTGCCCTGGTACCTCGTGCTGTGCCTCTTCGATGGCGTGGACGACGAGGGCAAGCTCTTCTGGTACCGCTTCTTCATCCACGACCACCTCAATCGCCTGAGCGCGGGCGTGCACACGACCACGCCGGGTGGCACCTTCGTGTACTTCATCGAGCAGGGAGGCTTCGCCATCTTCCCCTGGGTGGCGTTGATCCCCGGGGCCTTCGCGCTCGTGACCCGGCTGCGCCCGCGCTCGCCGGACAAGGCCGATCATCTGGCGCTCATCGCCGCGCTCTGGGTGGCCTTCTCCTTCACCCTGCTGGCCTCCTCGGCCACCAAGTTCCACCACTACGTCTTCCCGGTGCTGCCGGGGCTCGCCATCCTCATCGCCCTCTTCGTGGACCGGCTGTGGGAGGAGGGCCTCGAGGCCCACACCATGAGCCTCGTCTTCGGGTTCGTGCTCTTCCTGCTCGTGGGCCACGACCTGGCCGGCAACCCCAAGGACTTCACCGACCTCTTCGTCTACAACTATGACCGGCCCTATCCGGCCGATCTCGTCACCAAGCCCATCGCCATGTTCTCCTCCCGTCCGTTGTGGATGGGGGATCTGCTGGCGGTGCTGCTGCTCGTCGTGGGCGCCTACCTGGCGCTGGGCGTGTTCCCGGCCAAGGCGGGCAGCTCGCATGCCTCCCGTGCGATGGCCCTGTTGTGCCTGGCGCTGGGCGTGGCCTTCGTCGTGCCGCTCGTCGCGCCTGGGACGCTGCCCGCCACGCCGGGGGTGGGCGTGGCCGTGGGACTCGTGGGGGTCTGGATGGCGTGGCAGGCCTGGCGCGCGGACGCGGAGTCGCGCACGGGATTGTGGACCCTCGCCTCCCTCCTGCTGGTGCTCGGGGTGGGCTGCCTCATTCGCGGCCTGCGGGGCTCGCTCGCCAGTGACTCGCTCCTCAAGTCCCTGTCCGAGCCGGTCAACGTGAAGATGCTCCTCGGCTTCACCTTCACCGTGGCGGGAGGCGTGGCCGCGGTAGCCGCGCTCTCGCGGATGCGGGTGATGCTCTACGGCGTCTTCTGGGCGCTCGCGGCGGGCTTCGCGCTCTGGTTCAACTGGGGCCATTGGGTGGACCTGTCGCACCACTGGACGCAGCGCGACCTGTTCTGGCGCTACTACGCCCAGCGCAAGCCGGACGAGCCCATCGCCGCCTATCTGATGAACTGGCGCGGCGAGACGTTCTACTCGCGCAACACCGTGAAGCAGATCCGCGAAACGCCCAAGCTCAAGCCCTTCGTGGAGCAGCCCGGCCGCGAGTGGGCGCTCGTGGAGCACAACCGGCTGGGCCTGCTGCGCCAGAACGCGGGCACCGACAAGACGGTCACGGTCATCGACCGCGACATCAACAACAAGTTCGTCCTGGTGACCATCGATTGA